A stretch of the Nissabacter sp. SGAir0207 genome encodes the following:
- a CDS encoding TonB-dependent receptor domain-containing protein — translation MTVTFTRRALAELITLALFVPGATFAADTAEDTMVVTAAGFEQRLEDAPASITVIPGEALRKRSVQNLGDALREVEGVVVNGSANETDISIRGMPADYTLLLVDGKRQGGRDSRVNGNAGYEQSFIPPAAAIERIEVIRGPMSSLYGSDAIGGVINIITRKNSQKWGGTLSYDYSARQHRSQGNASNTQLYLNGPLVPDVLALQLWGRYLDRQADDNVQETNGFTKAHHKDLTARLAFTPTENQEFLLEGGQTRLKNGDGVSANWATREQKNDRDHWSLSHEGRWSWATSTLSFSQEKTSREGLASPTQTDVLGRKPTIKNSVLDAKLVIPTTYHTTTTGVQWQENQLKDWNQGDGTRQDHKYKVVQKALFLEDEWRMAEAFALTGGLRLDNHEQYGNHYSPRLYGVWYVTDDWTVKGGVARGFKAPEIRAVIDGYAVLRRNTYVMLGNPDLKPETSTNYELSAMWSNRDDLSASATLFYNDFKDKLSTVTTSERWNGYIVMDRVNIDKAIIKGVELTGSWQIVPNWSLKGNYTFTDSEQKSGSNAGAPLALTPKHKATLRTEWEMTADTQFWAAATYYGKEYGNTVSSEPAPGYTTADVGVSHQLTRSVTLNGAIYNVGDKRLDDETYGTVNYGRTFWGGVSINF, via the coding sequence ATGACTGTTACCTTCACACGCCGCGCACTGGCGGAACTGATTACCCTCGCCCTGTTTGTACCCGGCGCCACCTTTGCTGCGGACACCGCCGAAGACACCATGGTGGTGACCGCCGCTGGCTTTGAGCAGCGGCTGGAAGATGCGCCCGCCTCAATTACCGTGATCCCCGGTGAGGCGCTGCGCAAGCGCTCGGTGCAGAACCTCGGCGATGCCCTGCGTGAGGTGGAGGGGGTCGTGGTCAATGGTAGCGCCAACGAAACGGACATCTCCATCCGTGGGATGCCAGCGGACTACACGCTGCTGCTGGTGGATGGCAAGCGTCAGGGTGGCCGCGACTCGCGGGTGAACGGCAATGCCGGTTATGAGCAGAGTTTCATTCCGCCTGCGGCAGCGATTGAGCGCATCGAGGTAATTCGTGGCCCGATGTCCTCGCTCTACGGTTCGGACGCCATTGGCGGGGTGATCAACATCATCACGCGCAAAAACAGCCAAAAGTGGGGCGGTACCCTCTCCTATGACTACTCCGCCCGCCAGCACCGCAGCCAGGGCAACGCCAGCAACACCCAGCTCTACCTCAATGGCCCGCTGGTGCCAGACGTGCTGGCGCTGCAACTCTGGGGCCGCTATCTGGATCGTCAGGCGGATGACAATGTGCAGGAGACCAATGGCTTCACCAAGGCGCACCACAAAGACCTGACCGCCCGGCTGGCCTTCACGCCAACCGAGAATCAGGAGTTCCTGCTGGAGGGCGGCCAGACCCGGCTGAAGAATGGCGATGGCGTCAGCGCCAACTGGGCCACTCGCGAGCAGAAGAATGATCGTGACCACTGGTCGCTCTCCCACGAGGGGCGCTGGTCATGGGCCACCTCGACGCTCTCCTTCTCGCAGGAGAAGACCAGCCGCGAGGGGCTGGCCAGCCCGACCCAGACCGACGTGCTGGGGCGCAAGCCGACCATCAAGAACAGCGTGCTGGACGCCAAGCTGGTCATTCCCACCACTTACCACACCACCACCACCGGCGTGCAGTGGCAGGAGAACCAGCTTAAAGACTGGAACCAAGGCGACGGCACCCGTCAGGATCACAAGTACAAGGTGGTTCAGAAGGCGCTGTTCCTTGAGGATGAGTGGCGCATGGCGGAGGCGTTCGCCCTGACCGGCGGCCTGCGTCTGGACAACCACGAGCAGTACGGCAACCACTATAGCCCGCGCCTGTACGGCGTCTGGTATGTGACCGATGACTGGACGGTGAAAGGCGGGGTGGCGCGTGGCTTCAAGGCACCAGAGATCCGCGCGGTGATTGATGGCTACGCCGTGCTGCGCCGCAACACCTACGTGATGCTGGGCAACCCAGACCTGAAGCCGGAAACCAGCACCAACTACGAGCTATCGGCGATGTGGTCAAACCGTGATGACCTCTCGGCCAGCGCCACGCTGTTCTACAACGACTTCAAGGACAAGCTCTCCACCGTCACCACCAGCGAGCGCTGGAACGGCTACATCGTGATGGATCGCGTCAACATCGACAAGGCGATCATCAAAGGGGTGGAACTGACCGGAAGCTGGCAGATTGTGCCGAACTGGTCGCTGAAGGGGAACTACACCTTCACCGACTCTGAGCAGAAGAGCGGCAGCAACGCCGGCGCGCCGCTGGCGCTGACACCGAAGCACAAAGCGACGCTGCGCACCGAGTGGGAGATGACGGCAGACACCCAGTTCTGGGCCGCCGCCACCTACTACGGCAAGGAGTATGGCAACACCGTCAGCAGCGAGCCAGCACCGGGCTACACCACCGCTGATGTTGGCGTCTCCCACCAGCTAACCCGCAGCGTGACGCTGAATGGCGCGATCTACAACGTTGGCGACAAGCGTCTGGATGACGAGACTTACGGCACCGTCAACTATGGCCGCACCTTCTGGGGCGGCGTCAGCATCAACTTCTGA
- a CDS encoding Shiga toxin A subunit, whose translation MKKIIHVVALFPFLAYAGEEECARVNASIEIALFQNFTEKLNIDPSSIEKKKTEVSVLDISPVSAVFASQTAANDHAADAARHDGLALSEAQYLSSYLDDGVKNVTAKYTYYNQRGQKDVFIASGLINANECSVRFNGYLTLAREF comes from the coding sequence GTGAAAAAAATAATTCATGTTGTGGCCCTCTTTCCTTTTCTGGCCTATGCCGGTGAAGAGGAGTGCGCCAGGGTTAATGCATCAATAGAAATAGCGTTATTCCAGAATTTCACAGAAAAGCTGAATATTGATCCCTCTTCAATAGAAAAAAAGAAAACAGAGGTGAGTGTTTTGGATATTTCGCCGGTCTCCGCTGTTTTTGCTTCACAAACCGCTGCAAACGATCATGCGGCAGACGCGGCGCGTCATGATGGGTTGGCATTGTCAGAAGCACAATATTTATCTTCCTACCTTGATGATGGCGTAAAGAATGTGACGGCAAAATATACCTATTATAATCAGCGTGGGCAAAAGGATGTGTTTATTGCATCTGGATTGATTAACGCCAATGAATGTTCAGTGCGATTCAATGGCTACCTGACGTTGGCGCGCGAGTTTTGA
- a CDS encoding autotransporter outer membrane beta-barrel domain-containing protein, which translates to MQRNGIWIAAGGAALVLAIGLIAADDDDHGNRTRGGDDGGDDGGDDGGDDGGDDGGDDGGDDGGDDGGDDGGDDKIIDITENSIGIGDGDIGTPLSLDGYTINSHAITGGEAGGTGLSVSGDENILNTLGPIVADGSGSTAVQVAGNGNTLNTEGNATLNDGGTGIAVTGDSNTLNQRGAMAVGNFATGISVSGQSNTVNLLSPEINVTGQQATGVKVAGEANQITLNGNMRVDKDQSSPLAAETFYVASTGIGVTGTNNRVVLDGHLQVVTDTEVAPHRYALNDGSQESINGVTLSGDGNRVELRQGLQLTGEVDQIADTAAGDSVAEQRTGSGPAVAIAIDGASTLSLQGESSADGLFPVGFIGFGLSNGGQLEIAEGASLNTAGISSINAYFTTNSSLASLGSGSRLLNHGTVQVENMPLAYGYDENTLLHNQGSMEIRRTSMAAGQAINTIALLAENRASAVNEGSLAGRVMNQDSLVNFSQKFSISYFEWSNNTVMGIQLMTASNGSSATNMADGTLNLYGRGVAINAVYNSTIDNFGTITTDALWKDAADTTQIPVNIPSNSPKDFAVGMFAGSDNFGGPALNGNAVATNHPGGVITVYNAGAGMVALRPNNRVINQGTINLETNENAQPNQPLAGMAAYNGSIAINDTTGVININAVNGQAFYSDGNVDNRIVNRGQINVGTGVPPSADNSESLALLELPDGSVLSGTTSLAKEALVYTGSTVSNTGTIEGSQLDVSGILNNESGASITAPLMLEYQGVLNNAGTVATLSARSGATVNNSGMINGTGQPVATDATLINYAGGTIQNGALTDRSTLTNHGSWNADLTQDFWLRNSSVLNNATDGTVMMGKTHNMTIEGNSVFKNSGTLISDGTQGSRVVLRLGRNGGNSIINNGSISQTTGSGVLVGSAFDHAQPSTFWNQGDGINGYSGATGQLNYTANRSVGVYMRHLNAIAINDGVINASGSNTVAMKGSKNNQLVNNGTINLGTPGTTNSGMVAMQLDSIAASEAVLENNGIINVYAVNSHAFSRLGANGRLVNNGSVNLVGNGSGLIKESDVTVVGVNGNSEDKSEVHYATYTLPTDPTVASTLNQYTIGTRADGTAGALTASNLALGDVAIDTGFTQGSAATTQTFNDVFVGENLSGEQNITSTSVVWRAEGQKDDSGNIDVTLTKNAYASLASDKSVAGALDAAYTNNDLFTSLNVANTAELNSALRQISGSQAKSVARDARVLGNRFEMLADTAPAMGNGLAFNVVAKGDPRSELGNDTRYDMMALRQQFTLDKNQTLEVQYGIARLDGSGTGRAGDNGLTGGYSQFFGVQHSLPLTENELRWNNALRYDIHNLDSNRQVQYGDVNRVADSDNNQQYLEFRSEMAKSYTPQKGLTLTPFAGMKLRHTTEEGYNERGAGDFNLRMSGVEETAVDAVAGLKLTYAGDNGWAATATLEGGPNLSYQQGERTASLQGAAGQRFHVEDGQKGGGVNGLAQVGVKYQGKQATLSAEAYHWQEDMLRDQGMMLNYLYHF; encoded by the coding sequence ATGCAACGAAATGGGATCTGGATCGCGGCCGGCGGCGCCGCGCTTGTGCTGGCTATTGGCTTGATCGCTGCGGATGATGATGACCACGGTAACCGCACCCGTGGTGGCGATGATGGCGGTGACGACGGGGGCGATGATGGTGGGGATGACGGCGGCGACGATGGCGGCGATGACGGTGGCGATGACGGCGGCGATGACGGCGGCGATGACGGCGGCGATGACAAAATCATCGATATCACCGAAAACAGCATCGGCATTGGCGACGGTGATATCGGTACACCACTCTCGCTCGATGGCTACACCATCAACAGCCATGCCATCACCGGCGGGGAGGCTGGCGGCACCGGCCTGAGTGTCAGCGGTGACGAGAACATCCTCAATACCCTTGGCCCCATCGTGGCTGACGGCAGCGGCTCTACCGCTGTGCAGGTGGCGGGCAATGGCAACACCCTGAACACCGAGGGCAACGCCACCCTCAACGACGGCGGCACCGGTATTGCCGTTACCGGCGACAGCAACACCCTGAACCAACGCGGCGCAATGGCGGTGGGCAACTTTGCCACCGGCATTAGCGTCAGCGGCCAAAGTAATACCGTCAACCTGCTCTCCCCGGAGATCAACGTCACCGGCCAACAGGCGACCGGCGTGAAGGTGGCAGGCGAGGCCAACCAGATAACCCTCAACGGCAATATGCGGGTGGATAAAGACCAAAGCTCACCGCTCGCCGCCGAGACCTTTTATGTCGCCTCCACCGGTATCGGGGTGACTGGCACCAATAATCGGGTGGTGCTGGACGGCCATCTTCAGGTGGTGACGGACACGGAAGTGGCTCCCCATCGGTATGCCCTTAATGATGGCTCGCAGGAGAGCATCAATGGGGTGACCCTCAGCGGCGATGGCAATCGCGTGGAGTTGCGTCAGGGCCTCCAGCTCACCGGGGAAGTGGATCAAATTGCCGATACGGCGGCCGGCGATAGCGTTGCCGAGCAACGTACCGGGTCTGGGCCAGCCGTGGCGATCGCCATTGATGGCGCCTCTACCCTCTCCCTACAGGGAGAGAGCAGTGCTGATGGCCTCTTCCCGGTCGGGTTTATTGGCTTCGGCCTCTCCAACGGCGGGCAACTCGAGATTGCTGAAGGGGCCAGCCTGAATACCGCTGGTATCAGCAGCATTAATGCCTATTTTACTACAAACAGTAGCCTGGCCAGCCTTGGGTCCGGTAGTCGCCTGCTCAATCACGGGACGGTTCAGGTAGAGAATATGCCGCTGGCCTACGGCTATGATGAAAATACTCTGCTACATAATCAGGGCAGCATGGAAATCCGGCGTACCAGCATGGCGGCGGGTCAGGCCATTAACACCATCGCCCTGCTCGCCGAAAACAGGGCCAGTGCAGTGAATGAGGGGAGTCTGGCAGGCCGCGTCATGAATCAGGACAGCCTGGTTAACTTCAGCCAAAAATTTAGTATCAGTTATTTTGAGTGGTCAAATAATACGGTGATGGGTATCCAGTTGATGACGGCTTCTAATGGTTCCTCCGCCACTAATATGGCAGACGGTACGCTAAATCTGTATGGCCGAGGTGTCGCGATAAACGCGGTTTATAACAGCACCATAGATAACTTTGGCACCATCACCACCGATGCGCTGTGGAAAGATGCGGCCGATACCACACAGATACCGGTCAATATCCCCTCCAATTCACCCAAAGACTTTGCCGTGGGTATGTTTGCTGGCTCAGACAATTTTGGGGGGCCGGCACTCAATGGCAATGCCGTTGCCACCAACCATCCAGGCGGCGTGATCACGGTCTATAACGCCGGGGCTGGCATGGTGGCCTTGCGCCCCAACAATCGGGTGATTAATCAGGGCACGATTAATCTTGAGACCAATGAAAATGCCCAGCCAAACCAGCCGCTGGCGGGCATGGCGGCCTACAACGGCAGCATCGCCATCAACGACACCACCGGCGTAATCAATATCAACGCCGTGAACGGGCAGGCGTTCTACAGCGACGGCAATGTGGACAACCGCATCGTCAACCGCGGCCAGATCAATGTCGGTACCGGGGTACCGCCCAGCGCCGACAACAGTGAAAGCCTTGCCCTGCTCGAACTGCCTGACGGCTCGGTGTTAAGCGGCACTACCTCGCTGGCGAAGGAGGCGCTGGTCTACACCGGCTCGACCGTTAGCAATACCGGCACCATTGAGGGCAGCCAACTGGATGTGTCGGGCATCCTGAACAATGAGAGCGGGGCCAGCATCACCGCGCCGCTGATGCTGGAATATCAGGGCGTTCTCAACAATGCTGGCACCGTTGCCACCCTTTCCGCCAGAAGCGGTGCCACCGTCAATAACAGTGGCATGATCAACGGCACCGGCCAGCCCGTCGCCACAGACGCAACCCTGATCAATTATGCTGGCGGCACCATACAGAACGGGGCGCTGACCGACCGAAGTACCCTCACCAACCACGGCAGCTGGAATGCCGACCTCACGCAGGACTTCTGGCTGCGCAACAGCAGCGTGTTAAATAATGCCACTGACGGCACGGTGATGATGGGTAAAACCCACAACATGACGATTGAGGGTAACTCGGTGTTCAAAAACAGCGGCACCCTGATCAGTGACGGCACGCAGGGCAGCCGGGTAGTGCTGCGGCTCGGCAGGAATGGCGGCAACAGCATCATCAACAACGGCTCCATTAGCCAGACGACCGGCAGCGGCGTGCTGGTCGGCTCGGCCTTTGACCATGCCCAGCCTTCGACCTTCTGGAATCAGGGTGACGGGATCAACGGCTACAGCGGCGCCACCGGCCAGCTTAATTATACCGCCAACAGAAGCGTTGGCGTGTATATGCGCCACCTGAATGCCATAGCGATCAATGACGGCGTGATAAACGCCAGCGGCAGCAACACCGTGGCGATGAAGGGCAGCAAAAACAACCAGTTGGTGAACAATGGCACCATCAACCTCGGTACGCCCGGCACCACCAACAGCGGCATGGTGGCGATGCAACTGGATTCCATCGCCGCCTCCGAGGCGGTGTTGGAGAATAACGGCATCATCAATGTCTATGCCGTCAACTCCCACGCCTTTAGCCGGTTGGGGGCCAATGGTCGGCTCGTCAACAATGGCAGCGTGAATCTGGTTGGCAATGGCAGCGGACTGATAAAAGAGAGCGACGTCACGGTAGTGGGCGTGAACGGCAACAGCGAGGACAAGAGCGAGGTGCACTACGCGACGTATACCCTGCCCACCGATCCGACCGTCGCCAGCACCCTGAACCAGTACACCATCGGCACCCGTGCTGACGGCACCGCCGGGGCGCTGACCGCCAGCAATCTGGCGCTGGGCGACGTGGCGATCGATACCGGTTTCACGCAGGGCAGCGCCGCGACCACCCAAACTTTCAACGATGTGTTCGTCGGTGAGAACCTTAGCGGCGAGCAGAACATCACCTCCACCAGCGTGGTGTGGCGCGCCGAAGGCCAGAAGGACGACAGCGGCAACATCGACGTCACCCTGACCAAAAATGCCTACGCCAGCCTCGCCAGTGATAAGAGCGTGGCGGGCGCGCTGGATGCGGCCTACACCAACAATGACCTGTTCACCAGCCTGAACGTCGCCAATACCGCTGAACTCAATAGCGCGCTGCGCCAAATCTCCGGCAGTCAGGCAAAAAGCGTGGCGCGTGATGCGCGCGTGCTGGGTAACCGCTTCGAGATGCTGGCCGACACCGCACCAGCGATGGGCAACGGTCTGGCGTTCAACGTGGTAGCGAAAGGTGACCCGCGTAGCGAACTGGGCAACGACACCCGCTATGACATGATGGCGTTGCGCCAGCAATTTACGCTGGATAAAAACCAGACGCTGGAGGTGCAGTATGGCATCGCTCGGCTGGACGGCAGCGGCACTGGACGTGCTGGCGACAACGGCCTGACCGGCGGCTACAGCCAGTTCTTTGGTGTGCAGCACAGTCTGCCGCTGACAGAGAACGAGCTGCGCTGGAACAATGCGTTGCGCTATGACATCCACAACCTCGACAGCAACCGGCAGGTGCAGTATGGCGACGTCAATCGCGTAGCGGACAGCGACAACAACCAGCAGTACCTGGAGTTCCGCAGCGAGATGGCGAAAAGCTACACCCCACAGAAAGGGCTGACGCTGACGCCGTTCGCGGGCATGAAGCTGCGCCACACTACTGAAGAGGGCTACAACGAACGCGGGGCCGGTGACTTTAACCTGCGCATGTCAGGCGTTGAAGAGACGGCGGTAGACGCGGTAGCTGGCCTGAAACTGACCTACGCCGGTGACAATGGCTGGGCCGCCACCGCCACGCTGGAGGGCGGCCCGAACCTGAGTTACCAGCAGGGTGAACGCACCGCCTCGTTGCAGGGCGCGGCCGGTCAGCGCTTCCACGTGGAGGACGGCCAGAAAGGCGGCGGTGTTAACGGACTGGCGCAGGTCGGCGTGAAGTACCAAGGCAAACAGGCAACGCTGAGCGCGGAGGCCTACCACTGGCAGGAGGACATGCTGCGCGATCAGGGCATGATGCTGAACTACCTCTACCACTTCTGA